The nucleotide window AGTTTGTATCTTGAGCAAACATAAGATCTATACGATGAGTTTTGCAAATGTCTATCCGCATTACGTGAATAAAGCAGAAAGAAAAGGACGTAGTAAAACCGAAGTCGATGAAATCATCACCTGGTTGACAGGGTATAGCCAGGAAGAGTTAGAAGCGATACTGGAAAATCAGACAGACTTTGAGACCTTCTTTTCAGAAGCTCCTCACATGAATCCTTCGAGGGTCTTGATCAAAGGTGTAGTATGTGGAGTACGAGTAGAAGACATCGAAGAACCAACCATGAGAGAAATTCGTTACCTCGACAAGCTGATCGATGAGTTGGCAAAGGTAAAAAAGATGGAAAAGATTTTAAGAAAATAAAAATCAACACCGACCATCTAGTGGTTGGTGTTTTGATATGTAAACAATCTAGCTAAATGCCTATTATATATCGGAGTTTTATTTACACGTAGCTTACTTGTTTATTTGTATGTGTGCACTCATTAGTTCAACAAGACTCGATAATTTGTTTGTTTAAGTTTTCGATGATTATTGCTATTTCCATTAAATCATCTACTATAAAATCCGCTTCGACATTGTTCCATTGAAAATCCTTTTTCCAAATTCCTTTCATTCCTACATTTTGTGCAGCTTTTACATCATTTTCTGGATGGTCACCCACAAATAAACTTTGATGAGGTGAAACATTAAGTTTCTTCAAAGCTCGTTTAAATATTTGAGGATCAGGTTTTTTTATACCTTCCCAATCAGATACCAAGATCACATCAAAATAATCTTCAATTCCCAAAGCCCTTATATTATCCATTTGAAATTGTCCATATCCATTTGTAATCATCCCTAAAAGGATATTTTTTCTTTTTAATTCTTCCAACATTTCAGTCAGATTTGTAAATGGAACGCAGTTATTTTTAAACTCACTTATGTAATCCTGAAGTAAATCTTCCCAAGATATATTAACAATGTTAAATTCAACGACTAACTGTTGGTAAACTTTATCTTTCCAAACATACCCACGCTTATCCAATTCGATAAATCTTTTCATATACTTCTCTTTTGGAATATGACCAACCTGTTTATTTAATCTTTCGTATTGACTATCAATAAATCTTTTTACCGATTGATCTCTATTTAACAAAGTTCCATCTAAATCGAATAGTGCAGCCTTGATCATTTTCTGAACTCACTCTCCCCCAACTTAATACCATCTACTAAGGTTTTTATATACTCATATAAATAATAAATCAACTAATATTGCAGAAGAGAGCACCACACCGGTTAGTACACATCTTTTAGTTACGCTTCACCCATGCCACTGAGCGTAAGAATATATCCTATTGAAAAAAGTGCAATTAGATTAAGTATGGTTATTACCCATTTACCAATCCCCTTTTTACCTTTCATCCCCAAAACGGCTCCGAATAATGGAAATAAGAACATTGAGATTATTGCTATTTTACCTAATGAACCGAAAGATACGCCATTAATCATCAAGGAAAATAAAATAAAGAATATTCCTAAACAGATAGTTGAAAGAACATTGTAATTCTTCAATTTAACCCTTCCTTATATTGAAATTACTTAAATAACCGTTTTATAGGGAAACTTAAACCAAGTGTGAAAAATAACTTGTGCTACTTCCTCTTAATCAATGAACCTGCTATTGCGGCAAAAATATCCCCAATTACAGTCAATAATGCAGCCATTATAATTCCCCCATTCAAGTCAGTCATTACCTATTTTTACGATGTTATCACTTAATAGTTTCAGCTTTCTTAAGGTAAACCGCATCATATGGATCAATATTAGCTCGAAATAACATGAATCCTCCTGGACTTATTGTTAGACAGGCATGTTGTTTACACTATTAGCTCATGGATTACGCCACCTAAATTCATAAATAATCCGATTAATGCCAAACAAAAACCCATTATAAATGTCCACGGATTATCTTCTTTTTCTTTATCAAAGGTTCCATAAGTTAAGAAGCAAAAGATGATTGTTATGATTGGTAAAGCAACATAAATGGGTCCGAAGGCAAAAGATACCCCACCTATAAACATGGCTATGATGCCAAATGGGTTTTGTCCCTTAATAGAATTAATATATTCCCTATCTGATTCTGTAATCTCCCCATTATCTGCGTAAAATAATTTCTCTTTCAGTTTTGTAAATCCAAAGAAATCACTTACTCTTTTAAATAATTTCATTTATCCTCCTACACCCTTGAAGCATCAGTAAATCGCCAAAAATGTTAATCCAACCCTTGAATTCTATAAAAGAGGCTATTTCCGTCACTACATATACATTATCGTAATCTTGAAAAATATCTTTTGGAACATTAGGGTTCGTTCTGGAACCGTTCATATATACTGCCCGGATTCTTTCATCCTCTTCTGCAATTCTTAATATCAAGTCATACATTGCTTTTTCACTTCTGAAGAGTATTCATCCCCTGTAAAATAAAGTTTCCACTCCTGCTTTTTCATAAAACAAGTCAAAGCCAACTGCCTTGACCGAACCCATGCTCAACAAGAACTTACTCCATAAACTCTATTAACTCCCCTGGAACTTGTTCGAAAATGTAAACTTCAGGGTTATTAAAAGGTTTGTGCTCCAAATACTGTGACAGAGGAATCATACTTTTCCAGTATTCTTTCATTAAGTCCTCCTTTGATGGAAGGGCCTACAACAAAGTGCCCTTTTCCTCCATCATATAAATCCTCAAGATGAGCGAATAAGTCACTGGATATGTCGAGATTAAAAACTAGGATCTTATCACTGAATACAGGAAAACGAAAGTAAGGTTTTTCGTACGGTTCCAAATCTGCACCGAACGCAATTTTGAAATCAAGCCAAGAAGGTGCATGTACTGGCCTGAATCGTTCTGTTAAATCCGGAAAAAAATTAGCCCCTCTTGAGTACCATCTTGTTGCTGTGCTGCGATTCAATCCTTCTTTTAAAACCCTTTGTGGGGCTATACTTAAGTCATCATCATTTTCAATCACGATATGATATAAAAACAAATGCTTCCCTCCATTTTATATTCAGATATCCTGACAACTTTTTAATAGTTTTGATAATAACTCAGGATGTTTATTACGGATAAAAACTTCTTCAATAGCTACCACTTCATACCAAGCCCGCTCACTTCTCCCAGCTAATACGGGTTTGTCATAGACTAAATGGATTCTTAATCGTTTATCGAATTTTACCGATGCAGCTAATTCTTTATAGACCTTCTCCATTTTGTCATGATCAAACACAGCCTCTATGGCTATTTTTCCATGAAACCCGTTCCACCAGGCCAAAAAGAACTTCACACTTTCTGAGTAGCCGAATGAACCTGTTTCATTGTTCTGAAACAACTTTTGATATATTTCTTTATCTACCTGAAGTACTCCATTGTGGTCATACATATGATCTTGGGAATTCTTTTTGACAGATGCATCCCAGACTTCAGCAAAAGTCTCTTCAAATTCTTCCCCAAGAAGCCCCCATTTTGAACGATCTACATATGGAAACGAAGGTCTTTCGCTCTCTTTATATTTGCTGTTTAAGTATATGTTTTGAATAGTCATTAAATAATTTAGTGAGTATGGTGCATTCACTTCCATTTCGAACCCAGTATGGTATTCTTCTTGACTATCTGGCATAGTAAATCCTCCCTCTTCCTTTAATCCCTTCTCCCTGGCTAAACTCTCATATCACCGATCCTTTTTAAGATCCCCAGACATTTCCCTCTTACAATACCAAACCATTCACTCTTGATTGCTTCATCAAGGCACCAGAAGATAAAAGCCGAAACGACAGCGGTAAAAAAGATGAAGCCATTATTTCTAATACTCCCGATCCAATTCCCGTTTTCAGCATCAAAAATCAAAGTCGGTACGGCAACGAACAGCGCTCCAAGAAAAATATGATGGAAAGCTGCAGCTGCGAATCTTTTTCCGCCATATGTTTTCCGGGTGAAGAAATCAGATAGTATGGAAGACGGAATTCCATAGATTAGTATGATCGGCAGGATGTACATCCCGAAAAATAACCCTACACCCGATTGATTCAGGACCGAGAACAGGAGGACCATAATGAGAGTTGCACCGAATGCAGAGATTAGTTTTCTTATGAGCACCTCTATTCCCCCTTCCTGCAAAAAAACGGTCCAATCCATCCTTGTTCATGAGTGACGACAAATGTCCATCTAAAGTCACGGTCAACAATATATAAATCCGCATACTCGCCATCAGTCATCAAAAGATCTTTCGCCGTCAAGTCTGATGCATCCTTTACCTTCCACACCTCATCTGAATGCTGAAAAAAAATCAGGCAAGTATCTTTGTATTGGTTGTCGAATGCCAATTCCGCCTGTTCTTCCTTTTCGCATTTTCTTTTTTCATAGCTGAAAAGATGCCACAGAAACCCGCTGGCTCCGCCTTTATCATGAAGAAATATCTGTCTTTTTTCCTTAGGACTTAACTGTGACGCAAACGCCGACTCCCACTTTTGTCTTAAATCATTGCCGAAGTCTTCTGTCTTGCTGACTTGTATTCTTTTGCTTTTTAGTTTGCCAAAGAAATCCATTCGCTGCCTCCTGTATTAACATACCTTACTAACCATTCTCTATATGATTAACCATTCTATATATGCTTGTTAAATTCCTCTTGCGAAATGTAACTGAAAGTTGAGGTTGTGTTTATTTTCATAGTTTATGATGTTCATTGTTCAGTGCTTGTTCCGGATAATAGTTCAGGACAACTGTGCTGATGTTCAATTAAATTTTAGTAACGAACATAGGAGGACATATTGATGAAGAAGATGCTATATTCAATCACAGACTGGGTTTCAACGAAACGCGGGATGTGGATTACTATCATTGCCTGGCTGGTGTTGATGCTGGGCTTAAGCGCAGGACCGCAACTGGGCGATTACAAAATCAACAACTTTCAATCGCTGCCGGATGAGGCAAAGTCTGTGATCGCGCAGAAAAAAACGGAGGAGTTTTTCCCGAATGAACAGGGTACACCTGGTATTCTTGTTTTCCATAACGAGAAAGGCGACATTAATCTGGACGAAGTGAATCAAATTCTTGATGGAATCATTTCAGAGAATATCGAAGGAATCAGGAACATCGTTGATACTCGTTCCCTTCCGCCACAGGCGTTAGGTGGGTTTATCTCCGAAGATCAATCGACTATGATTGTCCCGATGGAGCTGGAACAAGGGTTGGGCAATGACGAATATGCTGAAATCAATGATAAGGCAACGGAAATCGGGACCGGAATTGCTGAAAAACTTGATAGTACAGCTTTTTACATCACTGGTCCTGCCGGGATTTCCGGTGATACCATCAAGCTTTTTGAGCGAGCAGATTTTGTACTGTTATTAGCAACAGTTGGTATCATCCTTATCCTGCTGATTGTGATTTATCGTTCGCCACTGCTTGCGATCATTCCATTATTGGCGACCGCCATTGTATATCAGGTTGTGAACCAGAGCGTTGCCCTATTGGGAGCAGGCGGACTTGAAGTCAATAACCAGACAACCTCGATCATGAGTATCCTTCTTTTCGCGGCCGTTATTGATTATTCATTATTTGTATTCTCACGTTTCCGCGAAGAACTGAACCATTATGAAAATAAATTTGATGCAATGAAGCATGCAATGCGTGCGACTGGTGAACCTGTCTTTTTTTGCCGGAGGAACGGTTTTGGCAGCGATGCTTGTGCTGCTGTTTGCAGATTTCCGCGATTATCAGAACTTTGCTCCAATTTTCGGAACAGCGATGTTCTTCATCATGCTCGCTTCGGTGTCATTGGTTCCTGCATTATTCACTTTATTCGGACGGAAGGCTTTCTGGCCTAAGGTGCCTAAGTATGGTGTTGAAACAGAGGTCAAGCATGGAGTCTGGGGACCAATTGCCAGATTCGTTGTTAACAAGCCTGGGCTTTCCGGCGGTCTGGTCGCGATATTCCTTATTGTTACTGCCCTGAACGTTTTCAATCTGGAATATGAATTCGACATGGTGAAAAGCTTTCCAGAAGATTTGCCTTCTCGGGTTGGCTATGAAATAGTGGAACAGAAATATGATAAAGGCGAGCTAGCTCCTGCTACTCTTTTGATAGCAGCTGATAACACATTAACAGAAGCAGATGCTGTCGGGATAACCGAGAAGCTGAAGGATGATGAGGAAATTGCTTCTGTCCGCCTATCGGCAATCACTGAAAACAATGAAGCTGCCAAGTTCAGCATCGCCCTCGCGATGAATCCGTACTCAGTTGAGGCGATGGACTATATGGAGGATTTACAGAAGAAAACACCAGAAATTCTTGACGAGTTAGGCTTGGAGGCTGAGGCTTACTATAGCGGTGTCACTCCAAAACTGGTCGATGAGCGCGAATACAATAATGGTGACATCATTAAAATCGTTTTACTTGAAACAGCTCTAATTCTTGGATTGCTCGTCGTCTTGACTCGCCGTTGGAAAATGCCGATTTATATGATGGGAACGATCCTGCTTTCATACGTTTCTGCATTAGGTCTCGGCGTATTCCTAATCGACGTGCTGTTTGGGTATGATGCCATCAGCACCCGAGTGCCAGTTTACGCATTCATTTTCCTTGTCGCACTCGGAATCGATTATAATATAATTTTAGCGTCTCGATTTATCGAGGAAAGCAAGAAACATAATGTGAAAGAAGCACTTGAAAGCGCGATCCGCAATACAGGCGGTGTGATTTCCTCAGCAGGGATCATCCTTGCAGCAACATTTGCAGCCCTGACAACAATGCCAATCGCTGATCTATTCATATTCGGTTTCATGGTAGCGATCGGAATCATGATTGACACCTTCCTTGTCCGAGGGATGCTGCTGCCAGCATTGATTCTTTTCTTTGAAAAAGACAAGCAAAACAAACCGGAGATTCAATAAGGAATGGAGAGGGCCTCCTCTCCCATTCTCTATGTAGGAGGCTGAAGTATGAGAATTTTGGTTGTTGATGATGATGTTAATATTCAAAGACTCGTAACCATCCATTTAACCCAGGAAGGCTATCAGGTTTTCAAGGCAAACGATGCCGAGGAGGCTTTAACATTACTTGAAAACCAGAATGTGGACCTTGCGATTGTCGATGTGATGATGCCCGGCATGAATGGCTTTGAGCTGACAAAAATCCTTACCGATGACTGGGAGATTCCCGTCATCCTTCTTACGGCAAAAGGCCAGTTAATCGATAAAGAAAAAGGATTCCTTTCAGGCAGCGAAGATTATATTGTTAAACCGTTTGAAGTGAAGGAGCTTTTATTCAGAGTGGCCGTTGTCCTCCGCAGGATGAAGCGGGTCATCGATTCACTGATCCTGGCCGGGAATATGAAAATTGACCGCAACAGCTTTGAAGTGGAAATCAATCAGGAAACGATTCTTTTTCCACTGAAGGAGTTCGAGCTGCTGAGCATCCTCGCCTCACGGATGAATAAAACCACTCCCCCGCGCGTCTTTGATTGAACAGGCCTGGGGAGCGGATTATGAGGGCAGTGAGCAAACGCTGAACACCCATATCAACCGAATCCGGGATCGCTTGAAAAAGCACCAAGCTTCAGTGGAAATCCAGACGATCCGGGGAATTGGTTACAGACTTGAGGAACTAAAATGAAAACTTTGTACCGGAAATTCATCATCGCAACTCTTCTCATCCTGGGAATCAGCATCGTGATTGCCTTCATTTTGACCAATTGGGTCTACATGACCTCGACCAGAGAAAGGATTGACTCACAGAACGTAAAGGTTGCCGAAGAGGTCGCCTCAAGTCTTGAGCAGATGCACTCGACAACTCATATAAGTTTCACTGGCTATCTGGACTCAATCAGCAAACTGGGCTATCAGCTTTATGTGCTAAGTGAATCAGGCGAGGAGTTCTTCTATGGCGAGCCTTTTTCAAAAAAGAACCTGCCAGATGAAGCAATAAAGGTCGTCGAAGAGAAGAGAATCTACCATGGAATGGACAATTCAAACTCTCCATGGATGATGATGAGCCATTTTTCTAATCATTTGGATAATACCGTTGGCGTTCCATTTACGATTGGAGACGAGGACTATGGCTTGTACCTGAGACCAAATAATAAATTGTTATTTTCAGACGTCCATGTCATTTTCGCGTGGTTTTTCGTCGCGGTTTCAATCGTCAGTATCAGTGGTGTCATCTGGTTTGCCAAACACCTGATCCAGCCAATTACCAAGCTGACAGAAGCCACAAGGGAAATCAGCAGGGAAAACTTTAACTACCCTTTGAATATCAATCGAAGAGATGAAATCGGCCAGCTTGCCGAAAGCTTCAGTCGAATGCAGGTTCAATTGCAGCACAATGATGAAGCTCGAAAATCCTTCATCAATAATGTATCCCATGACTTTCAATCACCATTGATGAATATCCAGGGATATGCAGAGCTTTTAAAAACACAGGCGCTCGATGATGAGCACCTTGAGTATGTCGATATAATTGACCAGGAATCAAAGCGGCTATCCAATTTGACGAAACAGCTGCTGCTGCTTACCTCGCTCGACCAGAAATCGTATCCAATGAAGCTTGGCGTCACAAGAATTGACACACAAATCAAGGATACGGTCAGAGGGCATCAGTGGCGGCTTGAGGAAAAGGAGATTGAGATTTCCTATCATCTCCCCCCTGCCCCCATTCTCGCTGATCCAGAACTATTGATGACGGTATGGGACAACCTGCTTACGAATGCGATTAAATATAACCAGAACGGCGGCAGTATTTTTATCCAGATTATCGAAAACGACGATACTGCCACGATCACCTTCAAGGATACCGGAATCGGCATGGACAAGGAACAAGCTTCGAAAATCTTTGAACGCTTTTACCGCGTCGACTCGGCGCGTAAGAAAGATGGAACAGGATTGGGCCTATCGATTGTTAAACATATTATTGAATTACACAACGGAAAAATTAGAGTGGAGAGCGAGATTCAAAAAGGTACCACTTTTACGATAAAGCTCCCTAAAGAAAAACAGACGGAGGAATAAAAATGGAACAAATATGGAGTATTCGGCTTATACGATTTGCAGCAATATTTGGACTGATCGGGACATTCATGGGCTCACATATGGCGGGTGCCGGCGACTATGCCATGCGCCCGATCCACGCCCACATCCTGTTGGTTGGATGGCTATCTGTGTTCGCCTGGGGAATCTTTTACAAAAACTATCAAATCAAATCTAAAAAACTAGTAGCCATTCATTCTATTACAGGAATGATCGGCTCACTGGGACTCACAATTGGAATGTGGTTGTACAACATCAATCCTTTCAACTTTGATGATACATTGGTCATGGTCTTGTTCATCGTCGGTGGCTCCCTTCTGCTCGTCGCGTTTATTCTATTTGTGGTTGTTACTTTTTTTATCGAAAAGACTGTGAACTAGGATGTAAGTTAGTGATATAAAGAGAAATGACCTACTAATATGAGAGTAGGTCATTTCTTTTTGCTTGGAAATTAACCATTTTGAATTTCGGTAATACTTTTTCCGCCTAAAAAGGCATGTCCTGTCGTAAGTGTTACGACAGTTTCAAAACCATAGCGATTATATACCTTTTCAACCCTTTCATTAATAGGAAATACCCATAAGTTTTCAAATCCTTGTTTTTGGACTTCTTGCTGAATATGTTGAATGATATATCCTATTAATCCTTTTCCCCGATATTCTTCTAAAGTCGCTACACTTTCCATACGTGCTTGTCTGCCATGCGCAAAAATACAGGCAGTGGAACAGGCGACACCATTGTACCTCAACAAAAAGTGTTGATATGCGGGATGATCGAACTCTTCCTTTAAAGCTTTTTCCCGGACTTCACGCCCGCCAATTTCTTTGATGCTGCATTCGATTTCTAACGTTTCTTGATAGTTTGCTTCCGTAACTTCTTCAATCGAAATTGATTCATTCCTTTCCAGGTTAATCACTTTCTGATCCCATAATTGTACAGGAGTTGCAAATTCCTCATATCCAAACCCTCTTGTTTTTAATTCGCGCAGTAAAGCAGGCTGTTCAGCGGGATTGTATATGTAAAACCTTGGAATAATATTCTTTGCCTGATAAAAGGCACTGACTTCATCCACCACTTTTTCTGGATGATTGACTGGTTTGCGCACATGGGCATGATTCGCATCATAATATACAGGCTGATTCTCATTTAAAAATAGATAACCCCAATCCCTGTCGTGACGAGCAGTAAAGGTACCAAGATTGGCAAACTCCAACTCTAGTATTCTTTCTAACATGTATTTCATTCCCCTCATTCAATCGCTTTGATAAATTCCCTCTATTGATTTTAGCATAAATATCCAATTTCAGGAGTTGTTCCATTATATAATAGTAAAAGACAGACAGCACAAACTACTTCTCTGTAAAATCTGTTTCTAGAACAGTGTATGTCCGTTGGTCGGCATAGAAGTTAAATTGATCCACCTTTTTTATCAAAAATGAAACCAACGTACCCATTACGAACGACATACTAGTGAAAATAAATTATGGAGGTTGCCCAGTGAGTGAGGAAAAGAAACTAATCAATCAAATTCCGGCAGGTAATGGAGAAGCGTTCAGCCAGCTGGTTGAAAGTCTGCTTTCTTCTGCCTATCGAACGGCTTATCTTATACTTGGTTCACGGGATCTGGCAGAGGATGCTGTCCAGATTGCCCTTGAGGACTGCTATCTCAGCATTATGCGAGATCTGGAGATCCGCCACTTCAAAGCGTGGTTTTACCGGCTTGTCTATACCCGTTCGATCGATGTTTACCGAAAGCAAAAGCGAAATCAGTATTCTGATATTGAGGAAAATCCAGAAGCGATCTCCAAGATGCAATCCGGATCAGCTCAGGAAATGGCTGTTGAAAGTGAAACAAGACAGGAACTGCTACAGCTGATCACCCGTTTAAAGGATGAACAGCGTATTCCTTTACTGCTGTTTTACTTTGAAGATTTATCCGTGAAAGAGATCAGCGTCATTCTCAATGAAAACAGCAATACTGTAAAAACAAGGTTGTCACGAGGCAGGAAAAAGCTAGGAGAACTGATGAAAAAGCATAGCCACTTTCAGATGGAGGGGAACACTTATGGGATATGATAAGGATAAAATGCAGATCCCTGATTCGCTGCAAAAGTTTACAAAAGAGTTGCCGGGCCGATTCGCAGCTGGTGAATTTGTTGATGATCGGAGTGATCGAGTTGGCTATGAGCTTGAAGGGTTCAATAAATCTTTAAAAAAGCAGTGGACATTCTGGAAAAAAGCAGGTGTAACGACTGCCGCCATCGCTGCCAGCTTCATGCTATTTGTTGGTTCAGGGTTCGTTTCCCCTACGATGGCGAAAGTAGTATCAAAGATTCCTCCGTTAAGCTCAATCTTTAATAGCCCCGAACAAGACTTGTCAGAAAGACTGACTCAGGCTCTGAAAAAAGAAGGATATCCTGTGAAGCAAGTGAACGAGTTTGTCGGCGGCAAAAATGAAGGCATCATCATTACATTGGATGCCCCAGAAAAACAGTATCAGCAGATAGAAAATGATGTTATAAAAATCGGACATGACATGGTTAAGAGCAAGGAATTCAAAGGAACGAGAATTGAGGATTATTACGTAAAAGTAAGACCACATCGCGAACCTTCTGAAGAATGGAAACAGGAACAAGCTGAAATCGAAAAGGAAACTGCTGAAGTGTTCCAAATCGTCCAGGCTGCCCTTGAACCATTTGATTACCAGAACTCTGTCGGTTATATGGAAGGTAAAGTGGAACTTGAAATCCCAAGTATCGAAAAGCAGGAAAAAGTGGA belongs to Mesobacillus subterraneus and includes:
- a CDS encoding cell division protein FtsK; amino-acid sequence: MKLFKRVSDFFGFTKLKEKLFYADNGEITESDREYINSIKGQNPFGIIAMFIGGVSFAFGPIYVALPIITIIFCFLTYGTFDKEKEDNPWTFIMGFCLALIGLFMNLGGVIHELIV
- a CDS encoding DUF4275 family protein; this encodes MDFFGKLKSKRIQVSKTEDFGNDLRQKWESAFASQLSPKEKRQIFLHDKGGASGFLWHLFSYEKRKCEKEEQAELAFDNQYKDTCLIFFQHSDEVWKVKDASDLTAKDLLMTDGEYADLYIVDRDFRWTFVVTHEQGWIGPFFCRKGE
- a CDS encoding sensor histidine kinase; translated protein: MKTLYRKFIIATLLILGISIVIAFILTNWVYMTSTRERIDSQNVKVAEEVASSLEQMHSTTHISFTGYLDSISKLGYQLYVLSESGEEFFYGEPFSKKNLPDEAIKVVEEKRIYHGMDNSNSPWMMMSHFSNHLDNTVGVPFTIGDEDYGLYLRPNNKLLFSDVHVIFAWFFVAVSIVSISGVIWFAKHLIQPITKLTEATREISRENFNYPLNINRRDEIGQLAESFSRMQVQLQHNDEARKSFINNVSHDFQSPLMNIQGYAELLKTQALDDEHLEYVDIIDQESKRLSNLTKQLLLLTSLDQKSYPMKLGVTRIDTQIKDTVRGHQWRLEEKEIEISYHLPPAPILADPELLMTVWDNLLTNAIKYNQNGGSIFIQIIENDDTATITFKDTGIGMDKEQASKIFERFYRVDSARKKDGTGLGLSIVKHIIELHNGKIRVESEIQKGTTFTIKLPKEKQTEE
- a CDS encoding RNA polymerase sigma factor, producing the protein MSEEKKLINQIPAGNGEAFSQLVESLLSSAYRTAYLILGSRDLAEDAVQIALEDCYLSIMRDLEIRHFKAWFYRLVYTRSIDVYRKQKRNQYSDIEENPEAISKMQSGSAQEMAVESETRQELLQLITRLKDEQRIPLLLFYFEDLSVKEISVILNENSNTVKTRLSRGRKKLGELMKKHSHFQMEGNTYGI
- a CDS encoding group-specific protein, whose protein sequence is MPDSQEEYHTGFEMEVNAPYSLNYLMTIQNIYLNSKYKESERPSFPYVDRSKWGLLGEEFEETFAEVWDASVKKNSQDHMYDHNGVLQVDKEIYQKLFQNNETGSFGYSESVKFFLAWWNGFHGKIAIEAVFDHDKMEKVYKELAASVKFDKRLRIHLVYDKPVLAGRSERAWYEVVAIEEVFIRNKHPELLSKLLKSCQDI
- a CDS encoding HAD family hydrolase, whose amino-acid sequence is MIKAALFDLDGTLLNRDQSVKRFIDSQYERLNKQVGHIPKEKYMKRFIELDKRGYVWKDKVYQQLVVEFNIVNISWEDLLQDYISEFKNNCVPFTNLTEMLEELKRKNILLGMITNGYGQFQMDNIRALGIEDYFDVILVSDWEGIKKPDPQIFKRALKKLNVSPHQSLFVGDHPENDVKAAQNVGMKGIWKKDFQWNNVEADFIVDDLMEIAIIIENLNKQIIESC
- a CDS encoding DUF4179 domain-containing protein codes for the protein MGYDKDKMQIPDSLQKFTKELPGRFAAGEFVDDRSDRVGYELEGFNKSLKKQWTFWKKAGVTTAAIAASFMLFVGSGFVSPTMAKVVSKIPPLSSIFNSPEQDLSERLTQALKKEGYPVKQVNEFVGGKNEGIIITLDAPEKQYQQIENDVIKIGHDMVKSKEFKGTRIEDYYVKVRPHREPSEEWKQEQAEIEKETAEVFQIVQAALEPFDYQNSVGYMEGKVELEIPSIEKQEKVDQIKKAVEDALAANGREHVEVKLRKFDLAKREHYARWSDAVSGIGHEFMTYKKYKVSGVGYKSKDGFMTIFITMKLKSTDKEAVAHATDLHTMAVEFIKSDEIWPKVKQDPYKIVIMTKDKKEFNTEEKQFN
- a CDS encoding GNAT family N-acetyltransferase, which codes for MLERILELEFANLGTFTARHDRDWGYLFLNENQPVYYDANHAHVRKPVNHPEKVVDEVSAFYQAKNIIPRFYIYNPAEQPALLRELKTRGFGYEEFATPVQLWDQKVINLERNESISIEEVTEANYQETLEIECSIKEIGGREVREKALKEEFDHPAYQHFLLRYNGVACSTACIFAHGRQARMESVATLEEYRGKGLIGYIIQHIQQEVQKQGFENLWVFPINERVEKVYNRYGFETVVTLTTGHAFLGGKSITEIQNG
- a CDS encoding DUF2200 domain-containing protein is translated as MSKHKIYTMSFANVYPHYVNKAERKGRSKTEVDEIITWLTGYSQEELEAILENQTDFETFFSEAPHMNPSRVLIKGVVCGVRVEDIEEPTMREIRYLDKLIDELAKVKKMEKILRK